A portion of the Bombina bombina isolate aBomBom1 chromosome 9, aBomBom1.pri, whole genome shotgun sequence genome contains these proteins:
- the LOC128639664 gene encoding basic salivary proline-rich protein 3-like: MKYIILVALVMQVWAHPPGKNDNRAPKNEPPRGVKPPEAANHVHPSIPPSGSGFHSHLPLNVTGIPQNHNSSHPPHLINSTDRPFHKGLPKKPEGGRHRPIRALGVAGKPKPNPPKVGTPPPHQPEGKPHPAGIGPNATVKPFSERPDKLNNKTGEKPRPKRDVHQKDSSESDPTGQPHSAEDSNESRPPKPSLPPPGTKGAKPLGKGPKDNHGPPQGKRPH, from the exons ATGAAGTACATCATCCTGGTGGCTCTGGTGATGCAAGTCTGGGCTCATCCCCCAGGTAAAAATG acaatcgGGCGCCGAAGAATGAACCTCCACGTGGAGTTAAACCTCCCGAAgctgcgaatcatgtccacccttcTATTCCACCTTCTGGATCTGGATTCCATTCCCATTTGCCTCTCAATGTCACAGGAATCCCCCAAAATCATAACTCATCTCATCCTCCCCATCTTATAAATAGTACAGATCGGCCTTTTCATAAAGGTTTACCTAAGAAACCCGAAGGTGGTCGCCATAGACCCATTAGAGCATTAGGAGTTGCTGGCAaacctaaaccaaacccccctaaaGTAGGCACCCCCCCTCCCCATCAACCAGAGGGTAAGCCCCATCCTGCCGGGATAGGTCCCAATGCTACTGTCAAGCCCTTTAGTGAAAGACCAGATAAG CTGAACAACAAGACAGGAGAAAAGCCCAGGCCAAAGAGAGACGTTCACCAGAAAGACAGTTCTGAATCTGATCCCACTGGTCAACCCCACTCTGCAGAGGATAGTAATGAAAGCAGACCCCCAAAGCCATCGCTGCCCCCACCTGGTACAAAGGGCGCCAAGCCTTTAGGAAAGGGACCCAAGGACAATCATGGACCACCCCAAGGGAAAAGGCCGCACTAA